The following DNA comes from Oculatellaceae cyanobacterium.
GATTGTAGCAAATCAACGGGGGGTAGTTTGTAAGTCTAAAGGTAAAGTAATTGAGTATGCTAATAATTTAAAATCAGAAGATATGGAGTTATGGCGAAAAATTAAGGAGAAGTTAGAAAGTAACAGTTTAAAAGTTAAAGAATGATAGTGCATTATCAGTAAATATTGTAGAGGCACGTTCGCGTAGTGTGCGCGTAGCGCATAATTTAGCGTCTCTACAAAATTTATGGTTAAGGATAATATAACTGATTAACCTGGCATAATATAATTTTATTAAGCTACCACTCTTGTAAAGCGATCGCAATTCCTTGTTTTAACTCTACTGATAATTGCGTATCTGCTGCTAACTGCTGTAATTGTTGATGTGCTTGTTGTGGTGCTAAAGTTTTCAGAGCGGCGATCGCATGGAATTGTACACTAGAATCAAAATCGGCTAACAGTTGAATTAGTGGATCTATTGCCTTAATTTCTCCTAACTGTCCTAATGCTAGTGCTAGAGAGTTTTTCAGGCTAGTTTGTTGTGCTAGTTGTTCTGAGTTAATAAATTCTATCAGAATATCTGCTGCTTGTGATTTTAATGGCTTTTCTATCCTTCCAAGCTGCATGATGATTTCTTGAGATACTGCGGGTGTAGAAGTTAAACCTTGGCCCAAGCAGTCTAAACTGTAAGATGTATTTATCCAAGCTAACGCCCTTACAACTGTTAGTTGTAAAATTTCTGGTGTTGCTGGTGATTTAAGTATTTCAAATAAAGCAGTAACAGCGTTATCTGTACCTAAACGTCCGAGTGCGATCGCAGCACAACCACAAACGTCTATATTGAAATCATATAGTAGTGGTTTGATGTGGTTAACTAAATCTAATTCATCCCTTACATCAGGACGTAAACCTAAACCTACTACAGCTTCTTTTCTGACTGGTGCAGCTAAATCTTGCAAAGCTGATAATAATACTGGGGGAATTCTAGCATC
Coding sequences within:
- a CDS encoding HEAT repeat domain-containing protein encodes the protein MILNILSQAQTAAQQKDWSLVNQYLQQLITTKSEKNADTASQLTTAELEQVLYLALEVLNAGDFQQRWDVVKVFPKLGENALAPLITIMQDEDAEIELRWFAGRILAGFNHPTVVTSLIELVKTTEDEELVEMARTALTNLGSSAIDALTNLLAEEESRLLAVRSLAQIRSSQTIAPLLTVVKDQNVIVRATAIEALSSFHDARIPPVLLSALQDLAAPVRKEAVVGLGLRPDVRDELDLVNHIKPLLYDFNIDVCGCAAIALGRLGTDNAVTALFEILKSPATPEILQLTVVRALAWINTSYSLDCLGQGLTSTPAVSQEIIMQLGRIEKPLKSQAADILIEFINSEQLAQQTSLKNSLALALGQLGEIKAIDPLIQLLADFDSSVQFHAIAALKTLAPQQAHQQLQQLAADTQLSVELKQGIAIALQEW